One stretch of Weissella koreensis KACC 15510 DNA includes these proteins:
- a CDS encoding PTS system mannose/fructose/sorbose family transporter subunit IID yields MTEERITLTKKDRFSVALRSTILQGSWNYERMQNLGFAYSLMPAIKKLYPKKDDRAQALKRHMEFFNTHPYLASPVLGVTLALEEERANGAAIDDAAIQGVKIGMMGPLAGVGDPVFWFTVRPILGALGASLAMSGNILGPILFFVAWNIIRWAFMWYTQEFGYRAGNEITKDLSGGLLKDITKGASILGMFILAVLVERWVNVKFTLELPSNKLAEGAYINFPKGNVTGSKLQQILSQQADGLSLVKEAPNTLQNNIDLLIPGLMGLLLTFACMWLLKKKVSPIVLIIGLFVIGIVLHVLHIM; encoded by the coding sequence ATGACTGAAGAAAGAATTACACTTACTAAAAAAGATCGATTTTCTGTTGCCCTTCGTTCAACAATTTTGCAAGGTTCATGGAATTATGAGCGAATGCAGAATTTGGGGTTCGCTTATTCATTGATGCCAGCCATCAAAAAGCTTTATCCGAAAAAAGACGATCGTGCGCAAGCTTTGAAGCGGCACATGGAGTTCTTTAATACTCATCCATATTTAGCTTCGCCTGTTTTGGGAGTTACATTGGCTTTGGAAGAAGAACGAGCTAATGGGGCTGCAATTGATGATGCGGCCATCCAAGGTGTTAAGATTGGAATGATGGGACCACTTGCTGGGGTCGGAGATCCAGTCTTCTGGTTCACGGTTCGACCAATTTTGGGAGCTCTAGGTGCATCACTAGCCATGAGCGGAAATATTTTGGGGCCAATTTTGTTCTTCGTGGCTTGGAATATAATTCGTTGGGCCTTTATGTGGTATACACAAGAATTTGGATATCGTGCTGGAAATGAAATCACTAAAGACTTATCTGGTGGTTTGCTAAAAGACATTACAAAAGGTGCTTCAATCTTAGGAATGTTCATCTTAGCAGTCTTGGTTGAGCGATGGGTTAACGTTAAGTTCACCCTTGAACTACCATCTAATAAATTAGCTGAAGGTGCCTATATTAACTTCCCTAAGGGAAATGTTACTGGATCAAAGTTGCAACAAATTTTGAGCCAACAAGCTGATGGCCTTAGCCTTGTTAAGGAAGCACCAAATACTTTGCAAAACAATATTGATTTGTTGATTCCTGGTTTGATGGGATTGCTTTTGACATTTGCTTGCATGTGGTTACTTAAGAAGAAGGTTTCACCAATTGTTTTGATTATTGGACTTTTCGTAATTGGAATTGTATTACACGTCCTACACATTATGTAA
- a CDS encoding DUF956 family protein, protein MVESINTRVELKAPGISYLGIGAKYGDFLIGDNGFEFFNTNNVNDFIQIPWEEMKVVYAQLHYNKKLGRRFKVITSIGDLDFSSKEVGAVLKTIRQHIGNEKVLRRQSFWKQMTLTFKSFFTKNK, encoded by the coding sequence ATGGTTGAATCAATTAATACACGAGTGGAATTGAAAGCACCAGGAATTTCATATTTAGGAATTGGGGCTAAATATGGTGATTTTTTAATTGGTGATAATGGCTTTGAATTCTTTAATACGAATAATGTTAATGATTTTATTCAGATACCGTGGGAAGAAATGAAAGTTGTTTATGCTCAATTACATTATAATAAAAAATTAGGTCGTCGCTTTAAGGTTATTACTTCAATTGGTGATCTTGATTTTTCATCCAAAGAGGTTGGTGCTGTTTTAAAAACAATTCGCCAGCATATTGGGAATGAAAAAGTTCTAAGGCGACAAAGTTTTTGGAAGCAAATGACTCTTACATTTAAATCATTTTTCACTAAAAATAAATAA